One Coffea eugenioides isolate CCC68of chromosome 2, Ceug_1.0, whole genome shotgun sequence genomic window, GGCATCTCTTTCATGCGGTCAACTTTAATTCACCTAAAAAGACAAAGAACAGGTCAGAGGTTGGAAAAATTGACATGGCTCCAACGTTAACTTTACAGCTTTTAATAATTAAACTGCCATTTAAAAATAaatggaattttctttttcccaaaatttcttatttttatattcCAATTCTTTTAACTTTGCCAGATTATTTAAACCCGATGTATTAAATTTCCAAGACGGACTTGAAACCTTTTACTTAACCAAAATTAATACTTTGAATTTTGCAGTTTAAGTATTACTTACTTATaataatccaaaattttttattaaattccatttatttttaatttcattttttccaactttattttttccttctttactTTTTTCCtacaaaaccctaatttcacaGCTCCTCAAGAAATTCTGTGACTTAGcaaagttattatttttttcatgtactgaaaaaataaaaaaagtttcaTTCTTTGGAGCTCAGTCTGCATTGGCAGAAATGAAGCACTAGCTCAGAGTAGTACAGTGGATAGATTTCTACTGCAGAAACCTTTTGCAGTCAGATGATCTTTGAATATTCAAAGCTGGTACTACTATTTCAAAATTTACCGATTTGCTAGAGTGGGTTTTGCTAAAGCTTTTTTGGGTTCCTGATTTTGTCTACTGTTTATCAgaaaagttgagattttttttttgagattctGTGTTGAATGGTGATCATTTCAGTTGTACTTACTCTGTGAGCTTATAAAGGTTTGATCTTGAAAATTAGGGGTTTTACAGTTTTGGTACCTAAAGTCCGAGGGTTTAAGGGTTTTTGAAGTTTTGAGTTTTGGTTTCTATGAAtggaggaaaaagaaggaatGAATAGTTCTGTGGGGGTGCCAGTGAAGGGTGATGAAACTTCAGAGAGCTTCAGGGTAGAGCCAAGTGTGGAAAACCCAAGTCAGTTCAGTGGATCAGCTGTGTCAACTACAGAAGCTACACCAGTTAGTGTTGCAACACCGGCCACAgaagggaaaaagaagagaggGAGACCGAGGAAGTACGGACCAGATGGTTCGGTGACCATGGCATTGTCACCGATGCCGATATCAGCTTCTATTCCGCTTACAGGAGATTATTCAGCTTGGAAACAGAGTAGAGGCCGGCCAATTGACTCTTACAAAAAGAAACATAAGTTGGAGTTTGAAAGTCCTGGTAATGATTATTCTTTCCAAGGGCTTTGAATTCTTGATACTCTTGGTTAATCGAGTTCCTTTTATTTATGTTTTTTTACTGTTGCATTGATCATAATCTCTTGCTGTAATTAGATTTGAGTGGTCTgggattttgttattttgtttatgGTCAGTTATGTATGTCTGGAAAATAGATCTACTGGTTTTGTTTTTGCTCTAGTCAATAACTCCATGCATTGCTTTTTCTTAGCGGTCAACTTTAATGGTATCTGTAAATATTCAATGTGGAACTGGGACCCTTATCTGCAATTATCTTCTAGATCTGCAATTCTTGGTAGTAAATATCTGGAATACAACAAATGCAACCCCTATTTATGTGGGGGGATCTTCTGCGTCCAAACTTGTATCAGTTTTACCAAGAAGATGAGATAGATGCCGTAAGCACAAAAGAGTTGTCCATTTAATCTGTTAGTGGTTCATTTAGAATTGATGTGACCAGACCCAAGGTCTGTCTTGACCCAATCATTGCAAGAGGTATTTAAAAGGCAAAATAAGAATAAATAACTTGGGAAATTAATGATTAAAGACTGATGTAACATGTGTGGATCTGATGCAAAGGCTCACTTTTTCTAATATCCAGTATCTCAGATGAGAAAAATTTGGCAGGAACTTTACTTAATCCCACCAACTAAATCTATATTGATAAAATGCTTTACTTCTGCTTCATGATTTTACCAAGTGTGCATGTTTAACCATGAGTTAATAGTGCACAGGGATGAACTTCTCTGAGAGACAACTATGACCTTACCTGAATGCAACTTAAATTTGGAGGATCTCGAATGGTTCATTTCACAGTAATTTCACAATTAGACTATAAGAGTTATCATATTATACGCAGCATACAATTTGCACAGTATTCCATGCTGGCATGTgatattttaaagttttaaagACTGTTTGACTTTTTCTGCTTTAAATTCATATTAGTCGAAAGTagcatcttttttattttattctcaGCAGAAAAGATGAACTTTAAAACTTAATTTAGTTTCAGGAAAGATGTGTGACCTTGTACATTGGTTAAATTCATTGTAGGGCATTCTGTTTCCCTAACTCTGGAAGAGTTAGTAGTTCCACAAACTTATGTCTTTGTATTGAGAGAGACATATTGTGCATACTAACTATGCAAAGTTGTCACTTCTAAATGCATCTAGAAAGAGACAATATTGCAAGCCATACATGAAAAGAAGATAATGTCATAATATGATGTGCATAGTGATTCAGTGTAATCAGTGCAGTCACTAAGCTCTTTGCTATTTGGCATACTCTGTTTGATCCACTATTACTGTTGCTTAGTCATATCTTATGCTTTTCAATGAATGTTTTTGATGTTCACTTTATGCTTTTGGTGTTTCCTTACAGCTGTATCTGTTTAATCAACTTATTTGACATCTATTTTTGTAGTTCCAACAGGGGATCGGGTGGCTTATTCTGTTGGTGCTAATTTTACTCCTCATGTTATCACAGTTAATGCAGGCGAGGTACTTACTTTTTATGGTTGTGAGCagatttattttttcttttggtattaTTCATGTTCAATTTGCTTTCTAATCAATACTATGGAGGTCTACTTCAGTGGACTATCTTGTTGCATGTGCAACTCGTTATTAGTTTTACCTTGTAGGAATGctaatgaagaaagaaaacaattgGGCGTGTTTGAGTGCACAATTTTTTCCAAATATTACTTTTCTTACATCACAAACACGTTTTCCAACCaccttattatttttttcaagttGGTGCAGTTCACTGTCTTTGAGTTTTACTGTACATTTTGGTTTGGTTGAGCCACCAAGATGCTGGTGGTGGAGGAAAATAAGGCAGTTGGCAATGATAAAGGTTCCCGAATGAGTAATTAGAACACGCAAGTCTTTTGTTGGGGAGAGGAGGGAAGGGAGAAGGAAAGGAGAAGTGCAAAGTTCGTGATTCTGTtacatgtatgtatgtgtgtatgtatatatatatagacatgtAAAGTACATTTTTCTTGagaaaatggaaaacaaaagaaaaaagtccAAGATGAATAGCCAGATTGTCTGGCACCTAAAGCAGTTTAAGTAATTATAATAATGCAAAAGTTCTCCAGTTTTAGGAGTGTGagattcaaattatttttcaggTTGTTGGATTTTGGCTAATAGCCTGAACACAAGAGGCAATAGGAGGAGGTGCTTGTTTGTATATATGAATATTCACATATTTACATACTCACGAGGCACTTGCACCCACATACATTTCTATGTACTAAATAATTGGAATAATGCAAAAGTTCACCAGTTTTAGGAATGTGAGTTTCAAATTATTTTCCAGGTTATTGGATTTTGGCTAATGGCCTGAACATGAGGCAATAGGAGGAGGTGCTGGTTTGTAAATATGAATATGCACATAATTGCATACTCACAAGGCACTTGCACCCACATACATCTCTAAATGCTAGTATGCCAACCTACAAGCATATAAAAGGAGTGTCCACATAAATActggacaattttttttttactttgtaTTCATCAACGGCTCACAAAGTATGACTTCTTGGGATCGGCATTCTTGAAAGTTCAACCTTTGTTTGTGGATATTGGCAAATACATGCCCTAGGGCTGTTAACTGCATGGGATGGACTACCTTGAGGTGGACATGTGTTTGATATGTTTGTGGTTGTGCTATCATGCCTTTTTAGCAAGATTTTGGCGACTTTCCATTAGCTATACTTAAGGGAGTATGTCAGTTTTGCACTTGCCTGCTTTGCTTATAATGAAGTTTTACTTAAATATCTCCAGTTGAATGTAGCACTCATTGAGCTTTACTTTATTGTGTTTTCtttaaatacaaaatttgaagCAATAGTTTCAAGTATGCCTTTACTAGTTAATTTAAGATTCTAGGTCTAATTTGGCTGGTATCTTGGTCTTTACATGTTTTTTAATGCATTGGCATTGGCCATTAATTTACCTGAGATTATagttttccattcatctttTTTTCAGGATGTTACAATGAAgatcatatcattttctcaacAAGGATCTAGAGCTATTTGTGTTCTAGCAGCAAATGGTTCAATTTCAAATGTCACTCTTCGTCAGCCTAATTCTTCTGGTGGAACTCTAACCTATGAGGTGAGACCTTGTCTAATCACCAGTTGATTCTAAATGGTTTAATTTTTATATACTGCATACATGCATGTCTGCTGAAGATCATACGTAGTTCACTGAATGCACCAGCATATTGTGCTCCATGCATCAACTGTTTAGTTTGGTAAAATGAGCAAAATCTATTCTCCTGTTTCTCTGACCAAAGTTTTCTAATGGCTTTATCTTATTCTGTGTCTGCTTCTGTTTGTTTCCTTGTCATAAAATTGTGTGTGATTCTTTCATCTGAAAGGGGGCTTAATGACTTAGATCTCAAGTTTTACTTAAATCAATCCCCTTCTGTTTTGGTGATGACAAAGCATTATAAATTTTCCACTATATAAGGGCATATGAAAGGGTTTCCTCACGTCGCTGTTTTTTTTATGTTCCTTCCTAATGTCTTTAAGCAATGCTATGTAATACTAGAGAGAACAAAAAGTAGAAGgcaaaagagaagaagaaagagaaacgcTTTTAAATCCATTTGAATTGCTTTATCAAGTTATTCTGTTTCTGAGATGTAGTTATGAACTTTCTGCAGGGTCGCTTTGAAATACTTTCTCTAACAGGATCATTTATGCCTAGCGATAATGCAGTAGCAAAAAGCAGATCTGGTGGAATGAGTGTCTCTCTGGCAGGCCCCGATGGTCGCGTTCTTGGGGGAGGACTTGCTGGCATGCTGTTAGCAGCTGGTCCTGTTCAGGTCAGCAAAATTTTTTGGAAATGAAGCTGAGTGTCATAACATGCCCGACATTATTCCAATTGGAAAAGATAAAACATTATGAGTTTAGCAATGAAAACCATCCAAAGCTTCTGACAGAAGGATCACAAATAAAATACTAGCAAATATTGAATTTTTCCTCCCAGGCATGTTGCTATTTAATAGTGAAGTTTGCCTGAAACTTCATTCAAACTTTGCAACTCTTATCAATGCCGATAGCAGTTAAGGCAGCTTTAGTGCTTTAGAAGATTGGAATAGCATTTGTTGGTTGTGCAATGTGAAATAGATGTAGAACGGTCGCTGGAATGTTGTGAAAAGCAAATGTCAGTCTTCAACCTTCGTGCCCTTTATCACATTGAGAAGAAAAGAACCTTTCTGTACTTAACCAACTGTTAACTGTATAGTAATCATGAAGCTAATGATTGAAAACTTTGATGAACCCCTTGATTCTATCAGGTCGTTGTTGGAAGCTTCCTCCCTGGCCACCAGCTGGAGCAAAAGTCGAAGAAGCAGAAATTTGAGCAGACAGCTATTTATGCAGCTATTCCTGCGCAACCTCTACCCGAGGAAAGAACAGAGGGAGCCTACAGTGCACCAAGGCCAAGTCTGACTTCTTCAGCTTCCTTTCATGGGGATGATGTGGTTTCCGTGAACGCATTGAATACAAAGATATCAGCCCCTGAAAGTATTGTTACTGCAACTGCAGCGGAGTACAAGGACCAGAGTCAATCCAAGTGTGAGGTTTCTTGCTGATCATATAGGATACGTCTCCCCGAAATGTAATGTTTCTGTAGCACCTGTGGAACATTAGGATCAGTTCCCTTTGACCTCTATCTAAAAATCACTGACTGATTATTGTCATAAGGGTAGGGTATAGTCGTCTTAGTTTAACCAGACTCTTTTACCCTCCTTTTAGGTTCTAGGGTAGGATGTTGTGAGGTAGGATTGTGTGCTTTTGTCATCGTGTTTTGTCTTGTGTTGATGTAGAATTTCAGGTGTAGGAAACTGAGTTATGACTTACCATTCTTAaatgcagttttttttttttttggagataaTTTTTTGTCATGGCATTTCGCAAATGTCTTCTTGGTGCCTCCGACTTCTATGAACATGCCAGAGCTCATGCATGAATAAAAAATCTCTCTCAGTTTGCGTGTTTTCTTAGAAGTTACTAAATGGATCCAATAAAAAACCTAAAACCAAAGCAACTACGTGGAGCCTCCTTGTAGAGTTACTTCCCCAGGATTTAGTTGCTTCTTCCAACCAACTGTAAAAAGCCTATAAGGATAGGTTCCTGAATATTCATGACGCTAAGACCTCCCTTTTAGTGAGTTTATTCCATCCATCAACTAAATTTTCCAGAAGTACCAAATCTTCTTCCGCCAAAATCATTGGGAAATTTCTTGCTGTATGTGTCCTTGAGATTTCTTTGATGTTTGAGACCATTTACAGGAAGAGAAAAGATATTTTGTCTCCCAATGCGGGTAAGTTCCGGGATTCGTGAATGAGCACCCATTTTTAAGTTAACTTTAAATCTTCCATCAAAACCCACGATCCAGCTCTAGTAAAGCTAGTAAACGTTCCAGAGAGAGACGAGGATCCTCGATTTTTGCTCGATGCACTTCTTTCAAAAAAATTGTTCTGCCATAAAACACCGAGTACaaactaccaaaaaaaaaatagaaaaaaaagagtttggcattttttttttcatagtcGAGATATATCATGTATGGTGAGAGAAGTTTTTTCATACTTCCAAAAGATAGTACCATCCCTATCCCAGCTTCATCCTCAGGCCCTTTTCCTCCCAAAAAAGAGTTACAAAAAGGAACTTTGATCATCCTTCCACTGCGGTTGTACCGGAGCTATCCCGCATTAGCCTAATTAAAGCTGCTAGACTTTAATGATTTACACTGTTCAGTATCATACTATCATCAACGGCAAGAAGCTTGCATTCTTAATTGTTCTGCCCTCCAACCTCTATTAACTTTATCGATAAATTCTTCGACTCTTCTTCTCAGCTCATCATCTTCCTTGTTTTGGTTATCATCTGGGCCCTCTTCACCATCGTCATTGATCTCAGCTTCATTAACACATGATGATTCTGCAAGGAGGCTAACGCGTTTTTGTTCTGCAATCATTACGTTCAAGGACTTGCAAGAATCGAAGCTACCGTCCTTGATGTCCTCATCCTTTTTGTCTGCAATTCCGGGAAGAGCTGTAGGACTCTGTTGATCACAAACAACATTTGAACTCGGCCAGGAGCTGCCAACCAACAGAATGGCTATGATCaaattgaagaaacaaaagGCAACGAGAGAATCGGAAGCAGCAGCCGCAGTGATCAAATCAAATGTAGAAACACTccacatcttttttttttaaagttaattTACTTCAAAAGTGGAAACTGGAAAGTGAAAATTCAACTTCTTGCAAAGAGGATGGAGAGAAGCTTGGATAAAGACGATTGATACTTGGCAGTCTTGAATGGATGGAGAGAGTAGACTTCGAGTAGACTTTGATTTGTTTAGGCTTTTTAAAAGGTGTCTCGCGGATGAGAAAAAGAATAAAGTGTGCCGGGGAAGCCCGCTCTCTTTTGGGTTTTGGCGCGGCAAATATGCGGCATGATGGTGACGTGGCGTGGCCTGGTGTGGTGTGAAAGCTAATGGGGAGCTGACGTGTATTTCCATTATTCTATTCAGGATTATTACAGTACTAAATTTGTAAAGCTTACACTTCACGGAACTGTGGGACCACGACCAATCTCAGCAAAACATCAATTTCGTCCGTAAGTGTAGCCAGAAGTCAGCAATTGCCTTTTAATTATGCTTGTGAGATTAGCTTAGTTCTTAGGAATTGATATTCTGACAAAAAGAAACAAGGACCCGAGGTGAGATTAAAAACAGAGTAAGTGGGTGCTAGTTAGTGTTTAGTAGAAACTCCATGTTCCCTCTTCCTGAGTTCCATATCGTCTTGTGAGGGTATGAGTGTCTAGGATTTAAGTTCCATAAGTGTAGCCATAAATCAGCAATTGCCTTTTGGTTGGGATTGTGGGATTAGCTTAGATCTTAGGAATTGATAttctgaccaaaaaaaaaaaaatccattagCTATTTTATTAAAGTCAAAATAGCAGAAAAACAAAATATTCTTTGAGAAATCAGCAATGAAGTTGAATCATATGGATAATggaacggaaaaaaaaaacgaaaaatctttttttcttacttttttcttaaAAGAGTAATCATCATGAGTTAGCACATTTTCTCCGGTCTTTTGCGTCCTGTTgtgttattttttcttttctccatttaATGGATTGTGTTGATTtcatgtgaaatttttttttctccgaCACCAGTCCTATTTTTTCACTATAAGAagttctattttatttttgctctCTATATGATTCGATTTTGCTATCAATTTCTTGacaaatatatatttttctcttgttttaatAAGGGTAATGACTGGATTCCTATCCTACTCCTAAGTGTCGGAGtagaaaattaataaattgGGTAGATCAACGAAATCAATACCAAACTGGCCATATAAATGACTATTTTGATTTAAGTAAAATAATTGAGAAACTAAATTGGCTCATAACAAAGTTTAGAGCAGCTAAGGGACTAAATTAAGTCAAAATAAAGTTTAGAGATTATTTTGACTTGTTAAATAGTTTAGGAACTAAATTTGATAATTTGCTCTGACAACCGCGAGGGAAACCACATGAAGCTTCACTTCTCAATTCTATTCTATATGGGTGTTTGTTcatgggataattttagaaacctcccttggtatttttgataatttcatttaattcctttaaaattttaaaaattatacatacTTCCTTTTAAGTTATCATTTTGGTAGCAAAAAACAATTCAACAGTCAACATTGTGAATGAATAATCCAAAATGTCCTCATGAAATTGTgaaattaattttactttttCATAAGATTATTATCACAAACGCACTTTCTACTCTCATCTTTACTATTCTAAACCTTCCATATTTCAACATTTCAAATCAATACCACTATTTTCATGATCCCCACCactgttagttttttttttttaaaaaaaatcagtattgttgaattcaaaaaaaattcaccaattttaTTAACATAACATCTTGTCCCTCAAATGTTAGAGTACCAAAAACCGGCCAAACCTTCAACCCGCATCTTCTTTTATTCACCTCTAAATCCTTTAagcaaaattaaaattaatttataataTGTTAAAATTATGTTTAGAACATTATTAGTTACTACTCGAGtgaaacttgtttttgttttcgtTTTCGTTCAATGTCTAAATTGTGTGAAATGCATTCATATGCACAAGATTAGGAACGGATTGTTTAATTACATGAAAAATATTGATATGTCAAGATTATTGTGATCAGTTTATAAGGTCAAAAGATAGAAGTGTAAAATTAAAAAGTTCAAGAATACTAGATACGATTGTAAGAAACATCGAGagaagtttgtgaaattatcccttattcaTACAGTAGCATCGAGCGGTAGACTGGCATAACGATTCATCAGCAAAATTGGATCACAAGTTCACAAGGACTAGTAATAGAAAGATtgaatcctttttcttttgggataattgcagaaacctcaggggaggtttctgacacttgcactgacctcccATCTAGGTTTAGAAATGGCATTTAGCACCACTGAACAGGAACAATtcgttgcagaaacctcccctgaggctTGATGTcccattaaaaaattatttgtagaagtgagataagaaatttcttccaattttgccctGATCTTGCTTGACAATTAGTATTAACAAAGGAGGGGCATAGGCATTAAGGATCAAGCAAGTTCAGGGGGTATAAATGCAACATAtttttcattccaatatctAGTTTGGTTTAATGAGTGTTTCGGAATTAAATGcgattaaatttcaaatttatccctgatataacaattcttataaaacaaaagaattacatATACGACAAATTAACATCTCCATAATTGTAACTACAATAGTTATTaacttttttgataaaatataagaaaatcataaaccataacaaaaattaatactagaaaaataaatatagtggTTGTATTAATAAGGAGTAAATTCCTAAAAAGAGAGagtttttaaactaattttCTAAAGGGTGGCGATTTTTGAGTCTCTTCCCAAAGGGGTGAAAAACGCATCAAAGGAATGCGTTCttcaaaataaaaatgcaactttcaaatacgttattttaattttcataaatttgtttaaatataaaaatttggttaaataacgcataacataccagctctttatgagaaactggcaggttttatAGTATGTTTtataccagttctttatggaaagcataccagctctttatgaaaaaaattggttaaatagcgcccaaaggaaaactagtatgttttatatttaacataaattaaatatgtgaaagttttaaaaaaaaattgtccataacataccaactctttatgggaaactggcaggttttatatttaatgcgctatttaaccaatttcgTTGGCCTGTGGAGCTAATTAACCAATTAGCGCATTaactaattagttaattagataaacagaaattagttaattaattaattagataattagttagttaattagttaagcagttaattagttaattaatttaacatgtaaatagtttgttagtttcagACAAACAacaactttagttaattagttaattagataaatagaaattagttaattagttaattaattaattagattattagttaattagttaatagttaattagataattagttaatagttaattagtttaactatgcagaaatagtttgattagttaattagataaatagaaattagttaattagttaattagttaattagttaatagttaattagttaattaatttaactatgcagaaatagtttgattagtttaatttgtTTAACAAATTAAACGTTGGTTTTGATGAAAGTACTCAAACATTTCATCTGGTAAAGTCAAATACAATTGGGGGTACTCTAGTAAATTCACACACTTTTACCTTTTAAATTGGCTCCAACTTTTTCTAGGGGAGGTCAATGCTATTTCAAAATtgataggggaggtcagtgcaaatgtcagaaatctcaggggaggtctgcaattttcccttttctttattaAGATAATCTATGCAATTTTGTATGTGATCCTTCGTAGATTCAGATAAAACATAAAAAGTTAAAACTTCAATTCTAATTTTCAGCTCACGCCATTGAGCAAGTTCATTTGTTAACAAAGTTTTACGACTCGAATGACACCAACCTccttattggtgaatttttttaaacaattgTTTCTTAATCCAAGAAGAAACCACATATTGATATATTACTTTGTACTGACAAATTGGCTATTTAAGGGGCAATTACTAGGGCAGGGTTAGGTTAGGGTGTGATTACTAGGACAGGATTGGGTTAGACGTTGATGGGATGAATAACAAGTAGTATGACGTTGCaggttcaaaatttttcacTTAACGAAAAAAACGGTGCCGTATCTTCAACAGGTGACACGTTGCTTTCCATGTCAGCCTCTTGGTATTTAGGGGTTATTAGGGTTTAAGAGCCAATAAAACTTCCTTCTGGACTTAACAGAGGGTCTTGGCTCTCCGCTGCAACTGCTGTTACTCAAGAAGAATGGCGTTTTGGGGTCAGTTCCTTGTCATCTGTTTTCGTtttttcttattcctttttatcTGCTTTTCTTTCATTAAGCATGAGATTAACATCCAATAGGGAATTAAGCTATAAGGTGCTTTCTATTATTTTGTTTGGCTACTTGCCTAGGGATTGAGCTGAAACCAGGAAAACCTTATGTTCATCATTTCGGTGATGACCGGGGGAGACTTCACTTATCTCAGGTTTTTTTCCATTTAACTCCATCTACACTGTTCACTTAGTTATGTAATTCtcgttttattttcttttctcacaATTCAATTTATTATATATAGCACTGTGTTATCTACACTGTGTTGTTCAATTTTTCATGGGACGTAATCTGTACCTGCTAACAATTTAGGGAGACAGGTTTACttgattttggatttggattatgCTCTCCCGCATATGGGGTGAAATATTTGTTGTACTAGACTCCTGCTCTTAAAACCACCCTCTAAACCATTTCTAACCCTATTTGTCGTTGTAAAGTTTCGTGCTCTTTGCTTCAGCAGGAATGCATTGTTCTGAGAGATGAGGATGACTTTGCTTTGAGATTTCATACtttattttcacaaaattttattttttttgttaacttGTTGGCGCTCTCTTTTGGATCAAAACTTCATTAATGGACTCAGATGGATTGCATTGCTGATGTTTGTATTCTCAATTTCCGATATGCTTTACCGTGCTGTTTTGGTGTGTGGTTATTTCATTATATTCGCTTTGCCATGGATTCAGGCTACTTTAGGCTCAGGTAAGTCATCCAAAAAGACCATAGTACAATGTAATGTTGGAGATAAGAAGCCAATTTATCTATGCTCGTTGCTTCCTGAAAAATTGGAGAATTGCGCActgaatcttgagtttgaggAAGATGAGGAAGTTACTTTCTCGGTCATTGGACCTCATAGCATCCATCTCTCTGGTTTCTTCTTTGGTGAAACCGAAGATGATGGTGTCTTGTATCCTTTTGACATGATTGATCAATTCCACTCGGTTTTTATTCTTTTGTGGTGGGCTTAATTATGATTTAAAACACATGCAACTAGATGCTCGGTTTTCTTCTGTGCCTGCTTTTTGTATCCTTTTGACATGATTGATCCATTCCACtcggttaattttttttttttgtggtgggCTTAATTATGATCTAAAACATGTGCAACTAGATGCTTGGTTTT contains:
- the LOC113762111 gene encoding AT-hook motif nuclear-localized protein 6-like isoform X2, translated to MEEKEGMNSSVGVPVKGDETSESFRVEPSVENPSQFSGSAVSTTEATPVSVATPATEGKKKRGRPRKYGPDGSVTMALSPMPISASIPLTGDYSAWKQSRGRPIDSYKKKHKLEFESPGDRVAYSVGANFTPHVITVNAGEDVTMKIISFSQQGSRAICVLAANGSISNVTLRQPNSSGGTLTYEGRFEILSLTGSFMPSDNAVAKSRSGGMSVSLAGPDGRVLGGGLAGMLLAAGPVQVVVGSFLPGHQLEQKSKKQKFEQTAIYAAIPAQPLPEERTEGAYSAPRPSLTSSASFHGDDVVSVNALNTKISAPESIVTATAAEYKDQSQSKCEVSC
- the LOC113762111 gene encoding AT-hook motif nuclear-localized protein 6-like isoform X1; protein product: MEEKEGMNSSVGVPVKGDETSESFRVEPSVENPSQFSGSAVSTTEATPVSVATPATEGKKKRGRPRKYGPDGSVTMALSPMPISASIPLTGDYSAWKQSRGRPIDSYKKKHKLEFESPVPTGDRVAYSVGANFTPHVITVNAGEDVTMKIISFSQQGSRAICVLAANGSISNVTLRQPNSSGGTLTYEGRFEILSLTGSFMPSDNAVAKSRSGGMSVSLAGPDGRVLGGGLAGMLLAAGPVQVVVGSFLPGHQLEQKSKKQKFEQTAIYAAIPAQPLPEERTEGAYSAPRPSLTSSASFHGDDVVSVNALNTKISAPESIVTATAAEYKDQSQSKCEVSC